In Mytilus trossulus isolate FHL-02 chromosome 14, PNRI_Mtr1.1.1.hap1, whole genome shotgun sequence, a genomic segment contains:
- the LOC134696338 gene encoding heat shock 70 kDa protein 12A-like, translating to MDVTKLFVAAIDFGTTYSGFAFSTRDEKVAIYTCEWQDTDLTSSKTPTSVLLNKEKEFVAFGYKADNKYTQDIIPDEETNNFYYFRRFKMRLHNEMLSLDTEIEDVCGKKMKALDVFCISIKYLKEEMIKKLQSRLMGTKEEDVQYVLTVPAIWADQAKFFMRKAAEEAGIKKDQLTLALEPEAASIYCHELRLEVDKKENKFLQTIKSGMKFMVIDLGGGTADITVHQRQRDETLEEVIPPSGGPWGGTAVDQAFLDFMIDLFGADVIQRLKDEELEDYFHLLHDFEIKKRSIKPKGTDDKDIVMQMDVSLMDLIKECRGGISSHLKKSKYKDSVSTDGQKLHIKADLFRTLFNSTIDKLILHLSDIFKKPELSDLKNVIMVGGFSECELVQMAVRSRFGGDRKIIIPDESGLAVLKGAVLFGHQKKKITKRILKKTYGIQSWPEWDPDIHPETKKIRMGGTDRCKDVFFKFATINDKVEDGHTSSQIFQALNPNEKTLECAIYTSTDPSPRYVTDPTCQRLGNLIVDLPKLKEGETLEIEETLVFGGTEILFRAKNLKTGRVFETQLDF from the exons ATGGATGTGACAAAACTATTTGTGGCGGCAATAGACTTTGGGACAACATATTCTGGCTTTGCCTTTTCTACAAGGGACGAAAAAGTGGCAATTTACACATGTGAATGGCAAGATACTGATTTGACCTCAAGCAAGACACCCACGTCTGTGCTGCTGAACAAAGAGAAAGAATTTGTAGCTTTCGGATATAAAGCTGATAACAAATATACACAAGATATCATACCTGATGAAGAGACGAATAATTTTTACTACTTCCGACGGTTTAAGATGAGGTTGCATAATGAG ATGTTATCACTGGATACTGAAATTGAGGATGTATGTGGAAAGAAAATGAAGGCATTAGACGTGTTCTGTATTTCTATTAAATACCTGAAAGAagagatgataaaaaaattacaaagcaGACTTATGGGCACAAAAGAGGAGGACGTCCAGTATGTGTTGACAGTACCGGCTATATGGGCTGACCAAGCAAAGTTCTTTATGAGAAAAGCGGCTGAAGAG GCCGGAATAAAGAAAGATCAGTTGACCTTAGCACTGGAACCCGAGGCAGCATCTATATACTGCCACGAACTGAGACTGGAagttgataaaaaagaaaacaagttccttcaaacaataaaatcagGGATGAAATTTATGGTTATTGACCTTGGTG GTGGTACAGCTGATATTACTGTTCATCAGCGTCAAAGAGACGAAACATTAGAAGAAGTGATACCCCCTAGTGGAGGTCCCTGGGGAGGCACTGCCGTCGATCAAGCATTCCTTGACTTTATGATAGATTTATTTGGCGCAGATGTCATTCAGAGGTTAAAGGACGAAGAGCTAGAAGATTATTTTCATCTCTTGcatgattttgaaattaagaaGCGATCGATTAAACCAAAAGGGACAGACGACAAGGACATTGTTATGCAAATGGATGTCAGTTTAATGGATCTTATCAAAGAATGTAGAGGTGGTATTAGCTCACACctaaagaaatcaaaatataaagattcAGTATCAACTGATGGACAAAAATTACATATCAAGGCTGACCTTTTCAGAACCCTTTTTAATTCTACAATAGACAAGTTAATACTGCACCTCAGTGACATCTTTAAAAAACCCGAATTATCCGATCTAAAAAATGTTATCATGGTTGGCGGTTTTTCTGAATGCGAGCTTGTTCAAATGGCTGTTAGAAGTAGGTTTGGGGGAGACCGAAAAATCATCATTCCGGACGAATCTGGACTAGCCGTTTTAAAAGGAGCTGTATTATTTGGTCaccagaaaaagaaaataacgaagcgaattttgaagaaaacttaTGGAATTCAAAGCTGGCCGGAATGGGATCCGGATATTCATCCGGAAACAAAGAAAATCCGAATGGGTGGCACCGATCGTTGTAAagatgttttctttaaatttgcaaCTATCAACGATAAAGTTGAGGACGGCCATACCTCCTCGCAGATCTTCCAAGCATTAAATCCGAACGAGAAGACTCTCGAATGTGCGATTTACACCTCGACTGATCCGAGTCCAAGATACGTTACTGATCCGACATGTCAACGTCTGGGTAATTTAATCGTAGATCTACCAAAGCTCAAAGAAGGCGAAACATTGGAAATAGAAGAAACACTTGTTTTTGGTGGGACTGAAATATTATTCAGggctaaaaatttaaaaacaggtCGAGTGTTCGAGACACAACTAGACTTTTAA